One window of the Maridesulfovibrio frigidus DSM 17176 genome contains the following:
- a CDS encoding 3-oxoacyl-ACP synthase III family protein, with product MPNFIHRVEYYLPENTIDCIQLDKEKPDWNIAETLPKTGVRFLHHANAEETTLDIAFKAASKALEGIEELPDTLIVCTQTPDTLLPHCSAMLQDKLGLDRSTKCFDLSLGCSGYGYGLATGYSYLRSGLSKRVLLVTVDNYSKIINPENKKAFLLFSDGASATILDTPDNDPVFHFGTDGSRNKAVICENSGVSVVTGEAANQPIKKPSFEMDGYGVFLFTLGTIPSEISKLMEKSDLNMDDIDLFIFHQASRYVLESIAKKLNIPEEKFILDLEEVGNTTSSSIPIALKRAEESGRLKRGNKVLTFGFGIGLSWSGAVFNY from the coding sequence ATGCCTAATTTCATTCATAGAGTTGAATATTACCTGCCGGAGAACACCATCGACTGCATTCAGCTCGATAAAGAGAAACCGGATTGGAATATTGCTGAAACCCTGCCCAAGACAGGGGTAAGGTTTCTCCATCATGCCAATGCAGAGGAAACAACTCTTGATATAGCTTTTAAGGCTGCATCCAAAGCCCTCGAAGGGATTGAAGAATTGCCGGATACTTTGATCGTCTGCACGCAAACTCCGGACACGCTCCTCCCACATTGCTCAGCCATGCTTCAAGACAAACTTGGCCTTGATCGCTCTACAAAGTGCTTCGATCTTAGTCTGGGCTGTAGTGGCTACGGGTATGGACTCGCAACGGGATACAGTTATCTCCGGTCCGGTCTTTCCAAAAGAGTCCTGCTAGTTACGGTTGATAATTATTCAAAAATTATCAATCCCGAGAATAAAAAAGCATTTCTACTGTTTTCAGACGGAGCCAGCGCCACAATTCTCGACACTCCAGACAATGACCCTGTATTCCATTTCGGAACAGACGGCAGCAGAAACAAAGCTGTTATCTGCGAAAATTCAGGCGTCAGCGTTGTTACTGGTGAAGCGGCAAATCAGCCTATCAAGAAACCCAGTTTTGAAATGGACGGTTATGGGGTTTTCCTTTTTACGCTGGGAACCATCCCGTCTGAAATTTCAAAGTTGATGGAAAAATCTGACCTCAATATGGACGATATAGACCTTTTCATCTTTCATCAGGCAAGCAGATATGTGCTTGAGTCCATAGCTAAAAAACTTAATATCCCCGAAGAAAAATTTATTCTCGATCTGGAAGAAGTAGGCAACACCACTTCTTCATCAATCCCTATAGCTCTGAAAAGAGCAGAAGAATCTGGCAGGCTTAAACGGGGAAACAAGGTCTTAACCTTCGGCTTCGGCATTGGATTAAGCTGGAGCGGAGCGGTTTTTAATTATTAA
- a CDS encoding methyltransferase: MRTFEYEDTVVDVHEGSFFPTETSKLIISYLKDEKELYGSSLLDLGCGCGIVGLVLKRLGFNGPIHASDISESAVANALENFKKYDFKMTGRAGSMLDPWKDMTFDLIVDDVSGIAESIAKISPWFGTSISCDSGSDGTELTTQIIRKSPKHLKDGGRLLFPVLTLSNYPKIIEVAEEVFEEVKLVNKQSFQFPLDLAAKHKDVLEKAIETKDIIVDFKFGMYIWETRIYEAISPRK; this comes from the coding sequence GTGAGAACGTTTGAATACGAAGATACAGTTGTAGATGTTCATGAGGGATCTTTCTTCCCCACTGAAACATCCAAACTCATTATAAGTTATCTCAAAGACGAAAAAGAGCTTTATGGCTCATCGTTGCTTGACCTAGGCTGCGGTTGCGGCATCGTTGGTCTTGTACTTAAAAGGCTGGGATTTAACGGACCAATTCACGCATCTGACATTTCAGAATCAGCGGTCGCAAATGCTCTGGAAAATTTCAAAAAGTATGATTTTAAAATGACCGGAAGAGCTGGCTCAATGCTTGATCCGTGGAAAGACATGACTTTTGATCTCATAGTTGATGATGTTTCTGGAATTGCTGAGTCCATAGCAAAAATTTCACCGTGGTTCGGAACATCAATCAGTTGTGACTCCGGTAGTGATGGAACAGAGCTGACAACACAGATAATCCGTAAAAGCCCTAAACATTTGAAGGATGGCGGAAGGTTGCTATTCCCCGTACTCACTCTTTCAAACTATCCGAAAATTATTGAAGTGGCTGAAGAAGTTTTTGAAGAAGTGAAGCTGGTAAATAAGCAGAGCTTCCAATTCCCACTCGATCTGGCAGCAAAGCATAAAGACGTTTTAGAAAAAGCGATTGAAACAAAAGATATTATCGTTGACTTCAAGTTCGGCATGTATATCTGGGAAACGCGCATTTACGAAGCGATATCGCCAAGAAAATAA
- a CDS encoding SDR family NAD(P)-dependent oxidoreductase has translation MKIILGQGARQMIILIGSSSDIGKQLLPMLLTKDEVLGTTRNKEKLSEFMDNENFNCAELDLTDKESITSFCKEITNIQGKITLINLSSISIDKLFLGYSSDEWDTVLNINLTGGVKILQTAIPVMMRAGWGRIINVSSVVAQSCVVGAAAYSASKAAVTAMTRSLAHEYGRFGITANSLVLGYFDTGLIHSLDEDRQKAVLERIPSKKFGSCKDIYYAIEHIMKSDYLNGSEITIDGGLM, from the coding sequence TTGAAGATTATACTCGGCCAAGGAGCCAGGCAAATGATTATCCTGATCGGATCTTCCAGTGATATAGGGAAGCAATTGCTTCCAATGTTGCTTACGAAAGACGAAGTGCTGGGCACAACAAGAAATAAAGAGAAGCTCTCTGAATTCATGGATAACGAGAATTTCAATTGCGCGGAGCTTGATCTTACCGATAAGGAATCAATTACTTCTTTCTGCAAAGAAATTACAAATATCCAAGGAAAAATCACCCTCATCAACTTGTCTTCCATTTCAATAGATAAGCTGTTTCTGGGCTACTCATCAGATGAATGGGATACAGTTCTTAATATAAACCTCACAGGCGGGGTTAAAATTTTACAGACGGCTATCCCGGTAATGATGCGCGCCGGATGGGGACGGATTATAAACGTGTCCTCCGTGGTTGCTCAAAGTTGCGTGGTCGGAGCGGCAGCCTATTCAGCCAGTAAGGCTGCAGTGACCGCAATGACTAGGTCACTCGCGCACGAATACGGAAGATTCGGAATAACTGCGAACTCACTTGTTCTAGGCTATTTCGATACCGGTCTTATTCATTCCCTTGATGAAGATAGACAAAAAGCTGTTTTAGAACGAATTCCTTCAAAGAAATTCGGATCTTGCAAAGATATTTATTACGCAATTGAACATATAATGAAATCCGACTATTTAAACGGATCGGAAATTACCATAGACGGGGGCTTAATGTGA
- a CDS encoding polysaccharide deacetylase family protein — translation MLKQNNPMEEAAYGLTFDFDYEEDIEAFPELLDFLKKYDIRAGLAVIGKFVEKYPDIHKRAVDEGHEIINHSYTHPDNPHWAPNKFFNKLTYAEQKEEIEKAHEVYSKILGVESIGFRTPHYGNLHTESVYPILAEMGYKYSSSTAACGYKGFGAPSAHSHGIIEIPTGCSLHFPLAIFDSWNMLRKNKPFLGDDELFVKEFLETIEIISQHGLFLTHYFDPYDVVKNNKMDRMLNGLKSVKTVLYRDIL, via the coding sequence ATGCTTAAGCAAAATAATCCGATGGAAGAAGCTGCGTACGGGCTAACCTTTGATTTTGATTATGAGGAAGATATTGAAGCTTTTCCCGAGCTTCTAGATTTTCTAAAAAAGTATGACATTAGAGCCGGGCTGGCTGTAATAGGAAAATTTGTTGAAAAATATCCGGACATTCACAAAAGAGCTGTGGACGAAGGGCATGAAATAATCAACCACTCATATACTCATCCCGACAACCCACACTGGGCCCCAAACAAGTTTTTTAATAAGCTTACATACGCTGAACAAAAAGAAGAAATTGAAAAGGCTCATGAAGTCTATTCGAAAATTCTTGGAGTAGAGAGCATAGGGTTCAGAACACCTCACTACGGTAATCTCCACACAGAAAGTGTATACCCAATACTAGCGGAAATGGGATATAAATACAGCAGTTCTACCGCGGCATGTGGGTATAAAGGATTTGGCGCACCGTCAGCCCATTCTCATGGAATTATCGAAATTCCCACGGGATGCAGTCTGCATTTTCCGCTTGCAATCTTCGATTCATGGAACATGTTGCGTAAAAACAAGCCCTTTCTCGGTGATGATGAACTTTTTGTAAAAGAGTTTCTTGAAACCATTGAGATAATTTCGCAACACGGTTTATTTCTGACTCATTACTTTGATCCGTATGATGTAGTAAAAAACAATAAAATGGACAGAATGTTAAACGGATTAAAAAGCGTAAAAACCGTTTTATACCGTGACATTCTCTAA
- a CDS encoding capsular polysaccharide export protein, LipB/KpsS family encodes MLKNKKDAVLLLGRGPLFAAYIQGLINGFEDKYEVIVVDGSSVQYTGKHTRLEANYYTQNASFNMDEIKRVEKELDLNIYYSYSNYLYYGRLAQEANIRYDIYWLTKEQIAKQFYSSYCFFKKIFDDYNVVFAFHDTIDQVYSFVLEAFSKQMGFGFYHTFIIPGIFNNRLLNGTTRKVINAQYKFELTNSTPPTEKESEYIDQIIDSFNKEKPMMDYLKVRPTSLFNRFEVLGLIKNFKYLPYAIKRLKNRIYIKKRTKNFSVEKAGKYILYFFAHQPESVTTSAAQEYVDQWKIIEELSINAPSDINIVIKDHPFGYGWRGKNYFERILRLPNVSMAPVNYPGKELIRNAQAILTINGSVGLEAMMYGVPAFTIGDAWYSHPEYIPNLSSPVEILDRLSDKKISEAQRRKVLLAAYRSSVDFKVEYTPEITEEKINSGIRLAHHMIKHSDFYFRRYEEIQAELQDAQ; translated from the coding sequence ATGCTGAAAAATAAAAAAGACGCTGTACTCCTACTGGGCAGGGGCCCTCTCTTTGCTGCCTATATTCAAGGCCTCATAAATGGATTCGAAGATAAATACGAAGTAATTGTGGTTGACGGAAGTAGCGTCCAATACACTGGCAAGCACACGCGCTTAGAAGCCAATTACTACACCCAAAATGCAAGCTTCAACATGGATGAAATAAAAAGAGTTGAGAAAGAGCTAGATTTAAACATTTATTACTCATACTCAAACTATTTATATTATGGTCGCTTGGCACAAGAAGCAAACATTAGATATGATATTTATTGGCTGACAAAAGAACAAATAGCTAAACAGTTTTACTCTTCATACTGTTTCTTTAAAAAAATATTCGATGACTATAACGTTGTATTCGCTTTCCATGATACCATCGACCAAGTTTACTCTTTTGTATTGGAGGCATTTTCCAAACAAATGGGATTTGGATTCTATCACACCTTTATCATTCCTGGAATTTTTAATAACAGACTACTTAACGGGACAACCCGAAAAGTAATTAACGCGCAATACAAATTTGAGCTGACGAACAGCACACCTCCCACTGAAAAAGAGTCCGAATACATCGACCAAATCATAGACTCTTTCAACAAAGAGAAGCCTATGATGGACTACCTTAAAGTCCGCCCCACTAGCCTTTTCAATCGGTTTGAAGTTTTAGGACTAATTAAAAATTTCAAATATTTGCCCTATGCAATAAAAAGACTAAAGAACAGAATTTATATTAAAAAAAGAACTAAAAACTTTTCCGTCGAAAAAGCAGGTAAATACATACTGTACTTTTTCGCTCACCAACCCGAATCTGTGACGACTTCTGCAGCCCAAGAGTATGTAGATCAATGGAAAATCATCGAAGAACTTTCAATAAATGCTCCTTCTGATATTAATATTGTCATTAAAGATCATCCGTTTGGGTACGGCTGGCGAGGCAAAAACTATTTCGAAAGAATTCTCAGACTTCCAAATGTATCTATGGCTCCAGTTAACTACCCGGGAAAAGAACTCATACGCAATGCTCAGGCCATTTTAACGATCAATGGATCCGTAGGCCTTGAGGCTATGATGTATGGAGTTCCGGCATTCACAATAGGAGATGCATGGTATTCACATCCAGAATATATCCCTAACCTCTCAAGCCCAGTTGAAATATTAGATAGACTTTCTGACAAAAAAATCAGTGAAGCCCAGCGAAGAAAAGTTTTACTTGCTGCCTATAGGTCCAGCGTAGACTTTAAAGTAGAATACACTCCTGAAATAACAGAAGAAAAAATAAATTCTGGGATAAGACTAGCGCATCATATGATTAAGCATAGCGACTTCTACTTCCGTAGGTACGAAGAAATACAAGCGGAGTTGCAGGATGCGCAATAA
- a CDS encoding nucleotidyltransferase family protein → MLFKLVLTEKTTFEDALKAVGEYGYGFVPVVNSENHLLGIIADGDIRRAVLEGKRDINSIINKNPYTLSEGISRNMAVQTLRKITRRQAPIVDSEGKLVDVITLDELDYNAKPNVAVIMAGGLGTRLGDLTKTTPKPMLPIGNKPVLEYIIESLFKHGFTNLMISVNYKSEIIKDYFKDGSDFGVQIEYIEETKRLGTAGSLGLISRKLEHPFLVMNGDILTNLNFGHLLDHHVNNNAELTVCSRQFSYQLQYGIIEQEEGKVVGFKEKPSMNFQISAGIYTLSPGIIDLIPEDVFYDMTTAISDACEKGLHVSTFPLDGYWIDIGQKQDYHNAINEYAEK, encoded by the coding sequence ATGCTATTTAAGCTTGTTTTAACTGAGAAAACGACATTTGAAGATGCCCTTAAAGCGGTCGGAGAATATGGATACGGCTTTGTCCCGGTGGTTAACTCAGAGAACCATCTTCTTGGAATTATTGCAGACGGAGATATACGGCGCGCGGTCCTTGAAGGAAAACGCGATATAAACTCCATCATAAATAAAAATCCGTACACTCTTAGTGAAGGTATTTCGCGCAATATGGCTGTCCAGACCCTGCGCAAAATTACCAGAAGACAAGCTCCGATAGTTGATAGTGAGGGAAAGCTCGTTGACGTAATAACCCTTGACGAGCTGGACTATAATGCAAAGCCCAATGTTGCAGTGATCATGGCGGGCGGGCTCGGAACTAGGCTTGGAGATCTAACCAAAACAACTCCAAAACCAATGCTACCGATCGGTAATAAACCTGTCCTTGAGTATATTATTGAATCCCTCTTCAAGCACGGATTTACCAACTTAATGATCAGCGTAAATTACAAATCTGAGATCATAAAAGACTATTTTAAAGATGGGTCTGACTTCGGTGTCCAGATCGAATACATAGAAGAAACCAAAAGATTAGGCACAGCTGGTTCATTAGGACTTATATCCCGTAAACTAGAGCACCCTTTTCTCGTTATGAATGGTGACATTCTGACGAACCTAAACTTCGGACATCTGCTTGACCACCATGTTAACAATAATGCAGAATTAACTGTCTGCTCAAGACAATTTAGCTATCAGTTGCAATATGGAATTATTGAGCAAGAAGAAGGAAAAGTTGTAGGGTTTAAAGAAAAACCATCCATGAACTTCCAGATAAGCGCGGGAATATACACATTGTCCCCCGGTATTATTGACCTTATTCCTGAAGATGTATTTTATGACATGACTACGGCAATTTCTGATGCCTGTGAAAAGGGACTGCACGTAAGCACATTCCCTCTTGACGGTTACTGGATCGATATTGGTCAAAAACAAGATTACCACAATGCGATTAACGAATATGCTGAAAAATAA
- a CDS encoding N-acetyl sugar amidotransferase yields MQHRDTQKKFNLPKEIKFCKRCTMSNQRPRISFNEEGICSACQFSDYKDSDINWDDRDRELRELCDKHRSKDGSYDVIVPSSGGKDSGFVAHKLKYEYGMHPLTVTWAPALWTNDGMRNYENHIVEGGLDNVMAKPSGKVHKLLTKLSFELQGDPFMPFIFGQYNQPLKMAVEHNVKLVMYGENSEVEYGGSMKHAYHPDVPIQDVEVMNMHGFTLDIMHEHGITESDLKIYRRPSHEDLERVGVTLHYMGHYTKWIPQENYYYCAEHNGFKPFYKRSEGTYSKYASIDDRLDGFHFLLMFIKFGIGRATSDSAHEVRDGHITREEAVGLVKRFDGEFPSDNYQTFLEYCGISEEFFWKVIDSWRSPHIWDKKDGEWVLKKAVWHDEALKEAAEPANKS; encoded by the coding sequence ATGCAACATAGAGATACCCAAAAAAAATTCAATCTTCCAAAAGAGATCAAATTTTGCAAACGCTGCACCATGTCTAATCAGCGTCCTCGCATCTCTTTCAATGAAGAGGGAATTTGCTCAGCCTGCCAGTTTTCTGATTATAAAGATTCTGATATTAATTGGGATGATCGTGACCGCGAACTACGCGAACTTTGCGACAAGCATAGATCGAAAGATGGCAGCTATGACGTTATTGTTCCTTCAAGTGGCGGGAAAGACAGTGGCTTTGTAGCGCACAAGCTTAAATATGAATACGGTATGCATCCTCTCACAGTTACCTGGGCACCAGCACTCTGGACAAATGACGGCATGCGCAACTATGAAAACCATATTGTTGAGGGTGGCCTAGATAATGTCATGGCCAAGCCCAGCGGTAAAGTTCATAAGCTCCTAACCAAGCTATCTTTTGAACTGCAAGGTGACCCATTCATGCCCTTTATCTTTGGGCAGTACAACCAGCCCCTAAAGATGGCAGTAGAGCACAACGTTAAGCTTGTAATGTATGGTGAGAACTCAGAGGTTGAGTACGGTGGATCTATGAAGCATGCATACCATCCTGATGTTCCAATTCAGGATGTCGAAGTGATGAACATGCATGGATTCACATTAGATATTATGCACGAACATGGCATAACCGAGTCAGATTTAAAAATTTATCGTAGACCCTCGCACGAAGACCTCGAACGCGTAGGCGTCACTCTTCACTATATGGGCCATTACACGAAATGGATTCCACAAGAAAACTACTATTACTGTGCTGAACATAACGGGTTCAAACCGTTTTACAAACGCAGTGAAGGAACTTATTCTAAATACGCCTCCATTGATGATAGATTAGACGGATTCCACTTTTTACTGATGTTCATCAAATTTGGTATTGGCCGTGCGACTTCCGATTCAGCTCATGAAGTTCGCGATGGACACATTACGCGAGAAGAGGCAGTTGGATTGGTCAAACGTTTTGATGGCGAATTCCCGAGCGACAACTATCAAACCTTTTTAGAATATTGCGGAATATCTGAAGAATTCTTCTGGAAAGTCATTGATAGTTGGCGTTCCCCACATATTTGGGACAAAAAAGACGGAGAATGGGTTCTTAAAAAGGCCGTTTGGCACGACGAGGCCTTAAAGGAAGCTGCGGAGCCAGCAAACAAGTCATAA
- the hisH gene encoding imidazole glycerol phosphate synthase subunit HisH, giving the protein MAKKVNQMKQTIGVVNIGSCCNIFNISKALNFIDASVVIVETAEDLEKVDKILLPGVGNFKHALEDLEQRELIAPLTEAIKIKHTLGICLGMQILAEVGFEDGENKGLSIIPGKVERMDENLELPHLGWRKLQMPANKNILFEGIEATDEFYFMHSYEFKNDNVAIATADYNGYNFISAVAQENIFGLQFHPEKSNSQGIRILSNFYNL; this is encoded by the coding sequence ATGGCGAAAAAGGTTAATCAGATGAAACAGACTATCGGTGTAGTGAATATTGGATCTTGTTGTAATATTTTTAATATATCCAAAGCTCTCAACTTTATTGACGCCAGTGTTGTAATTGTTGAAACAGCCGAAGACCTCGAAAAAGTAGATAAAATATTACTCCCTGGCGTAGGAAATTTTAAGCATGCATTAGAAGACCTCGAGCAACGTGAACTAATAGCACCGCTAACTGAAGCAATTAAAATTAAACATACTCTCGGAATCTGCCTTGGGATGCAAATCCTTGCTGAGGTTGGCTTTGAAGACGGGGAAAATAAAGGTTTGTCCATCATTCCAGGAAAAGTAGAACGCATGGATGAAAATCTAGAGCTACCACACCTAGGATGGCGTAAACTACAAATGCCCGCCAACAAGAACATCCTCTTTGAGGGCATCGAAGCTACCGACGAATTTTACTTCATGCATTCATACGAATTTAAAAATGACAACGTTGCTATAGCTACAGCAGACTATAATGGATACAATTTCATTTCTGCAGTTGCTCAGGAAAACATTTTTGGCCTGCAATTTCACCCTGAAAAAAGCAATTCTCAGGGTATCCGCATTCTGTCCAACTTTTATAACCTTTAG
- the hisF gene encoding imidazole glycerol phosphate synthase subunit HisF, which yields MKTRVIARLDAKPPYIAKPIFFEGLRKVGMPEELALKYSSANADEICYIDIYSSLCDREIKLEPIRAVASKILIPFAVGGGIRSIDDMKALFANGADKVIINSYAVMQDPSIIDKAESLFGSQAITIQIDAKRKDLWWECYADCGKNPTGKNVLDWALEVEKRGAGEILLSSIDHDGAKRGFDSELIRKVNEITTIPLIAGSGAGSIEHITKMASIAKPSAVALATVLHDDIVTIKEVQDALNGEKG from the coding sequence GTGAAAACAAGAGTTATTGCAAGACTAGATGCCAAACCGCCATATATAGCAAAACCAATCTTTTTTGAAGGGTTACGTAAGGTTGGAATGCCTGAAGAGCTAGCTCTAAAATACAGTTCCGCCAATGCTGACGAAATCTGTTATATAGATATTTATTCAAGCCTCTGTGATAGAGAAATTAAACTCGAACCTATTCGTGCTGTTGCTTCTAAAATTTTAATCCCATTTGCCGTCGGCGGCGGGATACGGTCAATTGATGATATGAAAGCTTTATTTGCTAATGGAGCGGACAAAGTAATCATCAATTCATACGCAGTAATGCAAGATCCATCAATAATTGACAAAGCGGAAAGCCTTTTCGGCAGCCAAGCAATTACTATTCAAATAGATGCTAAACGGAAAGACTTGTGGTGGGAATGCTACGCGGACTGTGGAAAAAACCCCACAGGTAAGAATGTTCTTGACTGGGCACTCGAAGTAGAAAAAAGAGGAGCAGGAGAAATTTTGCTCAGCTCAATTGACCACGACGGAGCAAAAAGAGGATTCGACTCAGAACTTATCCGTAAAGTTAATGAGATCACAACTATTCCTTTAATCGCAGGAAGTGGAGCAGGGTCCATTGAACACATTACCAAGATGGCTTCAATAGCGAAACCCTCTGCTGTTGCCCTTGCAACGGTCCTCCATGACGACATAGTTACAATCAAAGAAGTGCAAGATGCACTTAATGGCGAAAAAGGTTAA
- a CDS encoding N-acetylneuraminate synthase family protein, which yields MEKLNFNGRLVGPGEPPYFIAEIGSNHNGDMNLCKKMIDSAVECGADAVKFQSWSNKTLISKAEYERNTTYTDTNRHFGSLKEMVDKYQFTHDQHKEILNYCKEKNVDFMSSAFSPEEVDMLLEMNVPCIKLASMDVTHIPLLKYIGSKGCQVMLSTGMASMGEIETAVNTLKEAGSGPIALFHCISIYPPEYEDIHLNNMKTLEQAFDVPVGFSDHTIGSAVPLAAVALGACIIEKHFTTDKDMDGWDHWISADPSEMTVICKDGLNVWKALGSAARIVSEAEMEKRKKFRRRMVTTRAVKKGEVFKAVDFDFLRPGTGIGPEELEYAVGRTAAHDLADGDEVEWTNFA from the coding sequence ATGGAAAAATTAAATTTTAACGGGCGCCTTGTCGGTCCCGGTGAACCACCTTACTTTATCGCGGAAATAGGCTCCAACCATAACGGAGACATGAACCTCTGCAAAAAGATGATTGATTCTGCAGTGGAATGCGGAGCAGATGCAGTCAAATTCCAGTCTTGGAGCAATAAAACGCTTATTTCCAAAGCAGAATACGAGCGCAATACCACTTACACTGACACAAATCGTCACTTTGGCTCACTTAAAGAAATGGTGGACAAATACCAGTTCACTCACGATCAACACAAAGAAATTTTAAACTATTGCAAAGAAAAGAATGTGGACTTCATGTCATCCGCTTTTTCCCCGGAAGAAGTCGATATGCTCCTCGAAATGAATGTGCCTTGCATTAAGCTTGCGTCGATGGACGTAACCCACATCCCACTTCTGAAATACATCGGAAGCAAAGGCTGCCAGGTTATGCTTTCAACCGGCATGGCAAGCATGGGTGAGATTGAGACCGCAGTTAACACATTGAAAGAAGCCGGCTCCGGCCCAATCGCACTGTTTCACTGCATTTCTATTTATCCTCCTGAGTATGAAGATATACACCTGAATAACATGAAAACACTTGAGCAGGCATTTGATGTGCCGGTCGGATTCAGCGACCACACTATAGGCTCAGCTGTTCCTTTAGCCGCAGTTGCACTCGGTGCATGTATTATTGAAAAACATTTCACTACGGATAAAGATATGGATGGCTGGGATCACTGGATTTCCGCTGACCCTTCAGAAATGACCGTGATCTGTAAAGACGGCTTAAACGTATGGAAAGCCCTAGGTTCTGCAGCTCGCATTGTCAGTGAAGCTGAAATGGAAAAAAGAAAGAAATTCCGCCGTCGCATGGTTACAACCCGCGCGGTTAAAAAGGGTGAAGTATTCAAGGCTGTTGATTTCGATTTTCTAAGACCCGGAACGGGAATCGGACCTGAAGAGCTTGAATATGCTGTCGGCAGAACCGCAGCCCATGATCTAGCGGATGGCGACGAAGTTGAGTGGACTAATTTTGCTTAA
- a CDS encoding glycosyltransferase, with amino-acid sequence MSSTALYTTIYPGEEPYIKPWFDSVALQTDKDFDIVIGLDSFTPEQVFKNAGIKFEAKFVQADSGATPAQVRSKAFEIIIAEYDQVIFTDSDDILHPQRVAKAKSLLTDCDLCACALNIIDTDGTDLSTIFPVKESEELPTLLPKANVFGLSNTAYRCELLKKLMPFPPECVMLDWFMVIKAWLLGATIKTTSMPLMQYRQHSANTARVLAPFTTEQILKACTLLKLHYSLLEEHVLPSFTDKAKPFTNASNDLKIFMDSMSSPDTLNRYVRNLNKLDEKHIWWSWIAHPELEEIWKN; translated from the coding sequence TTGAGTTCAACTGCACTCTACACCACTATTTATCCAGGTGAAGAACCCTATATAAAGCCGTGGTTTGATTCTGTCGCACTTCAGACCGACAAGGACTTTGACATAGTTATCGGGCTGGACTCATTCACGCCTGAACAGGTCTTTAAAAATGCCGGCATAAAATTTGAAGCCAAGTTTGTACAAGCTGATTCTGGTGCGACTCCGGCTCAGGTTAGATCTAAAGCTTTTGAAATTATTATTGCTGAATACGATCAAGTCATCTTTACGGATAGCGATGACATTTTGCACCCGCAAAGAGTTGCCAAAGCAAAGAGTCTCCTAACAGATTGCGATCTCTGCGCCTGCGCACTAAATATCATCGACACAGACGGGACAGATCTTAGCACCATTTTTCCAGTCAAAGAAAGTGAAGAACTACCAACATTATTGCCAAAAGCTAATGTTTTCGGGTTGTCCAACACAGCTTACCGTTGCGAACTGTTAAAGAAGCTGATGCCATTCCCTCCAGAATGCGTAATGCTAGACTGGTTCATGGTAATAAAAGCATGGCTACTAGGGGCAACAATTAAAACAACCTCTATGCCACTCATGCAATACAGACAGCACTCAGCCAATACGGCGCGAGTTCTTGCTCCTTTTACTACTGAACAAATTTTAAAAGCTTGCACTCTATTAAAACTGCATTACTCCCTTTTGGAGGAGCATGTATTGCCAAGCTTTACAGACAAAGCAAAACCATTCACAAATGCTTCTAACGATTTAAAAATTTTTATGGACTCCATGTCCTCGCCTGACACTCTCAATAGATATGTTAGGAATCTAAACAAACTTGACGAAAAACATATTTGGTGGTCGTGGATAGCACACCCCGAACTGGAGGAAATATGGAAAAATTAA